The Verrucomicrobiota bacterium region CGGGAGCGGAGCGGCTCAAGCAGCGATATCGAAAGTTTCGTTCTTTCGGTCCCTTCGAGGAGCGGAAAGGGGGAGCCTCAGGGACGCCGGCCAAGGCTCCGGCGGTTTGAAGCTGGATTTGCCGTGGCCCATTTGCCCCCGCTCGTTTTCGAGCCCTTGCCCTTTGAACGACCCTGGGGAGGTCACCGGCTGCAAGAGCTCTATCAGAAGCCCGGAGTGCACGGGAAGCCCGTGGGTGAAACTTGGGAGGTGGCGGATCGAGCCGGGGCAGAGTCGGTGGTCGCGGAGGGCGAGTTCAAGGGGGCCTCTCTTCGCTGGTTCATGGAGCATCGGCGCGAAGACCTGCTGGGTTTGTTGCTTCCGCATTTTGACGCTTCTGCCGGATTGGAGCGATTTCCGTGGCTCATCAAATGCCTTGATTGCGCCCAAACCCTTTCCCTGCAGGTCCATCCCTCTCCCGAGAAGGCCCGCCGTTTTGGTGGGGAACCGAAGACCGAGTTATGGTATGTCACGCGCGCGGCGGCGGATGCGTGTTTATGGGCTGGGCTGGAACGGCACGTTGAAGTGGAGGAGTTGGCTCGGGATGCGGGGAAACCGGGCTTTGCGCGTCATCTGCACCAGATTGCGGTGAGAGCCGGGGATGCATTGTTTTTGCCGAGCGGACGGCTGCACGCTCCGGGCGCCGGGGTGTTGATTTTCGAGGTGCAGGAGAACTCCGACACGACCTACCGGCTTTACGATTGGGATCGAGTGGGAGTGGATGGGCGTCCGCGTGCCTTGCATTTGAACGAGGGATTGGCCTCGATCGACGTGCATGATTTGCGCCCGCGGTTGGTGGCTGAAGACTGGAGTGATCCGGGTGCGGGTGGTCTGCGGCGGCGAACGCTTGCCGAGTGCGAAATGTTCCGGGTGAATGAATCGAGGTGCGGGGCTTCCGTGGAGATTCCGTGGGCTCCATCGGGTTCGGCGCGGGCTGTGGGAGTCGTCGAAGGCTGGCTGCGGGTGAGTGCGGATGGATTCGACGGACGGATGGGGGCGGGTCGCTGGGTTTTGATTCCGGCGAGCGCGGGTGGGGTGCGGTTGGAGGCGGAGGGTGAAGCGTGTTGGCTGGAGGTGGGTCCAGGGCATCAAAGGTGCTGACCGCGAGAGACGATGGAGATGAAGCCGCCCGCAGAAGGAATGGAACGGAAGTCAACGGAGAGCCGCGTGCGCGAGTTCTGTTGGCGCTGGATGCAGCAGGGCCTGGGAGTGTTGGTGGCAGGTTCGATTGTCCCCGGGTTAAAGTGGGAAGAATTCACGGACCTGGCCTTGGCCGCGTTGATGCTCGCCACGCTGCATGCGTTTTTGCGCCCGCTTCTCTTCTTCCTTTCCTTACCGCTGCTCGTGGTCACGCTGGGTTTGTTTATGATCGTCATCAACGCGGGCCTGTTGATGTTGGTTTCAAGGTTCTTGCAGCCGCGATTCGAAGTGGATTCGTTTGGGGCGGCTTGCTGGGGGGCGATCGTGATTGGATGTGTGGGGATGTTTGTCAAGGTCTTGAGATGGCCTTGGAAGACGAGGGTAAGATTTCATCAAGGGTTGCCGAGAAATCCCCGACAGACAGGGAGGCCAACGAGGGACTCGGACGGTCCTGGATCGGGCCCCATCATCGACGTTTGATTTCCTAGAGCTTGCTTCGCCAGGCACGAGTTCAGCTTCATGTTGAGACATTATTACTCGAATAGAGTTTGGCTATTTGATTTTTAACAAGAGTCGTTGTGTCTCTAAATAGAGACACTGTTGCACATTGACGCGAGAGCGTTTGTGGGCGCTCTTAAATGCAAATAATTGTTCAACAATATCTTAGATACAAGGTTAACCGTGCCATCTAGCTGGAATAAAAACTGATGGGAGATGGGTTAGGCTCGGATCTTGGGATTCGAGATTGCGGAAAACAAAGGTCGGTGAATGGCGTTGGCTGGCCGGAGTTTGAAAACCAATGATTCGCTTACAGCGCCATGGAAAGAGATCTGGAATTATGAATAATGTGGCTCGATGGAATCCGTTTCGAGAATTGGATGATCTGCATGCGCGACTGAGCTCTTACCTTTCTCCGGCGTCCGGACGCGGAGATGGTGGCCGGGAGAACATGACCGTGGCAGAGTGGGCACCGGCTGTGGACATCACGGAAGATGATGGGGCGTATGTGATCCGCGCCGAGTTGTCGGATGTGAAGAAGGACGATGTGCATGTGCGTGTGGATGCGGGAGTTTTGACCATCCATGGGGAGCGCAAACTGGAGAAGGAGGAGAAGAACAAGCGTTACCATCGCGTGGAGCGGTCCTATGGCTCATTTGTGCGCCGGTTTGGCGTGCCGGAAGATGCGGACGGCGACCGGATTGAGGCGGCCTTCAAAGATGGGGTTTTGGAAGTGAGGCTGCCCAAGCACGAGGTTGCCAAGCCAAAGAGCGTTGAAATCAAGGTGGGCTGAGCGATCTGTTGCATTGAGGGAGCACCTTGAAGGTGCGGAGGAATCGGTCAAGGCCGGGCGCATGGTGGCATGCGGCCCGGCCCATTTTTTTGAGGGGTGCGGATAAGTGGCGATAACGGGCGGGGAAGTGAGGCTTATACTTTTCCCGGCCCGTTGACGATGTATCCATGGAGCTCCTAGATTACTTCTCGTTGGCCCTGGCTCCAGGCTGAGGGCGCCCGATGAACCTGTTCTCTCAACTTTTTCGTTCCACTCTGGGTCGAAAAATGCTCATGGCCCTGACCGGTGCCGCTCTATTCCTTTTTGCGGTCGGGCACATGCTGGGAAATTTGCAAGTGTTCCTGGGTCCGGACTCGATCAATCGTTACGCGCACTTCCTGCACAGCTCGCCGGAGTTGTTGTGGATGGCGCGGCTGGGATTGCTGGTGGCGCTTGGGGTGCATGTGTGGGCGGCGGTATCGTTGACGTCGCAGAACCGGGCCGCTCGACCGGTGGCTTATGACGGGAATCGGGCTCCGACGGCGGCGAGTTACGCTTCGCGGACGATGTTCATGAGCGGTTTGATTGTTGCGGCATTTCTCATGTATCATTTGCTTCATTTCACGGTGCGGGTGCAGGCGGTGAATTTCACCGGGCATGATTTTGATGGATTGATGGATGCTCAGCAGCGGCATGATGTGCATCAGATGGTGAAGAGGGGATTTTCAAAACCGATGGTCTCGCTCTTCTATATTGTGGCGGTGGGATTGCTTTGCCTTCATTTGAGTCATGGATTGCGCGCGGCGTTTCAATCTTTGGGCTTCAAGAATCGCGCGTGGAGCCCGGTATTGGACCGGCTGGCTTTGGTGGCTGGGGGGGCGCTCTTTGCCGGTTATGCGGCGGTACCCTTGGGGGTGATGTTGGGCTGGGTGCGATGAACGGTTCCGACCGATGAAACTGGACTCCAAGATTCCTTCCGGACCGTTGGCTCAGAAATGGGAACGGCACAAGTTCGAGATGAAGCTGGTGAATCCGGCGAACAAGCGGAGATTTGATGTGCTGGTGGTGGGGAGCGGTTTGGCCGGCGCGTCGGCCGCGGCGACGCTGGCGGAGTTGGGCTACCAGGTGGCCTGCTTCTGTTTCCAGGACAGCCCGCGCCGTGCTCATTCCATCGCCGCCCAGGGAGGGATCAACGCCGCGAAGAATTATCGCAATGACGGCGATTCGGTGCATCGGCTGTTTTACGATACGATCAAGGGTGGGGATTTTCGCGCGCGCGAGGCGAATGTTTACCGGCTGGCGCAAGTGAGCGTGCAGATTATCGACCAGTGCGTCGCGCAGGGTGTTCCGTTCGCGCGCGAGTACGGCGGTCTGCTGGACACTCGCTCGTTTGGGGGTTCGCAGTTGCAGCGGACCTTTTACGCCCGGGGGCAGACGGGGCAGCAATTGTTGCTCGGCGCTTACCAGGCTTTGTCAAGGCAGATTGGTTTGGGCACGGTGAAGATGTTTCCCCGCACGGAGATGCTTGAGCTGGTCCTAGTGGACGGGGCGGCCAAGGGCATTGTCGTGCGGGATTTGGTGAACGGAGAGGTCCGGTCCTACGCGGGGGACGCGGTCGTTCTGGCTACGGGGGGATACGGCAACGTTTTTTATCTCTCCACCAACGCCGTGGGGTGCAACGTCACCGCGACCTTCCGGGCCTACAAGAAGGGGGCTGCTTTTGCGAATCCGAGTTTCACCCAGATTCATCCGACGTGCATCCCGGTGAGTGGAGATCATCAGTCGAAGCTCACGTTGATGTCGGAATCGTTGCGCAACGACGGACGGGTGTGGGTGCCGAGAAACAAGACGGAGAGTTCGAAGCCGGCTTCGAGTGTGGCGGATGCAGACCGGGATTATTTTCTGGAGCGGAAGTATCCGAGTTTCGGCAATCTGGCTCCGCGGGACATTGCGTCTCGCGCGGCGAAGGAAGTGTGCGATGAGGGTCGGGGTGTGGGGCCCGGTGGCTTGGGTGTTTATTTGGATTTTGCGGACGCGATCCGCCGGCTGGGAGAGAACAAGATTCGCGAGCGGTACGGGAATTTGTTCGACATGTATGAGCGCATCACGGGTGAGAACGCCTACCGGCAGCCGATGCGCATTTATCCGGCCGTGCATTACACCATGGGGGGGTTATGGGTGGACTACCACCTGATGTCGAATATTCCCGGGTTGTTTGTGGTGGGGGAGGCTAATTTTTCCGATCACGGGGCCAACCGCCTGGGAGCCAGCGCGCTGATGCAGGGGCTGGCGGACGGTTATTTCGTCCTGCCATACACCCTCAGCCATTATTTCGCGTCGAACAAGCCCAACCGGCCGGCGACGACGCATCCGGAATTCAAGAAAGCGGAGGAGGAGGCGCGGGCCCGATTGAAGCGTCTTCTCTCCAGCAGCGGCAAACGCACGCCCCGCTCCTTTCACCGCGAGCTGGGTCAGCTGATCTGGAATCATTGCGGGATGGCGCGATCGAGGGAGGGTTTGACTGCGGCGTTAAGGAGGATTCCCGAGTTGCGGGAGGAGTTTTGGAAAACGGTGGCCGTGACGGGCGGCGTCGAGGGATTCAATCAAACGCTGGAACATGCGGGGCGCGTGGCGGACTTCATGGAATTTGCGGAGCTGATGTGTTTGGACGCGTTGACGCGCGAGGAATCTTGCGGCGGCCACTTCCGGGTCGAGCATCAGGAGGAGGGAGAATGCAAGCGCAATGACGAGCAGTTTGCCCATGTGGCGGCCTGGGAATATGCGGGGCCGGGCCAGGCGCCGGTCCGCCATGCCGAGCCTTTGGTGTACGAGGAAATCAAGATGGCCAGCCGGAGTTACAAATGAGGTCGTCGCATTGATTCCGACTTTCTATGCATCTCACGCTCAAGATTTGGAGGCAGAAGGAACCCGGCGACACGGGGGCTTTTG contains the following coding sequences:
- a CDS encoding phage holin family protein; amino-acid sequence: MEMKPPAEGMERKSTESRVREFCWRWMQQGLGVLVAGSIVPGLKWEEFTDLALAALMLATLHAFLRPLLFFLSLPLLVVTLGLFMIVINAGLLMLVSRFLQPRFEVDSFGAACWGAIVIGCVGMFVKVLRWPWKTRVRFHQGLPRNPRQTGRPTRDSDGPGSGPIIDV
- a CDS encoding succinate dehydrogenase cytochrome b subunit, whose amino-acid sequence is MNLFSQLFRSTLGRKMLMALTGAALFLFAVGHMLGNLQVFLGPDSINRYAHFLHSSPELLWMARLGLLVALGVHVWAAVSLTSQNRAARPVAYDGNRAPTAASYASRTMFMSGLIVAAFLMYHLLHFTVRVQAVNFTGHDFDGLMDAQQRHDVHQMVKRGFSKPMVSLFYIVAVGLLCLHLSHGLRAAFQSLGFKNRAWSPVLDRLALVAGGALFAGYAAVPLGVMLGWVR
- a CDS encoding Hsp20/alpha crystallin family protein codes for the protein MNNVARWNPFRELDDLHARLSSYLSPASGRGDGGRENMTVAEWAPAVDITEDDGAYVIRAELSDVKKDDVHVRVDAGVLTIHGERKLEKEEKNKRYHRVERSYGSFVRRFGVPEDADGDRIEAAFKDGVLEVRLPKHEVAKPKSVEIKVG
- a CDS encoding fumarate reductase/succinate dehydrogenase flavoprotein subunit, with translation MKLDSKIPSGPLAQKWERHKFEMKLVNPANKRRFDVLVVGSGLAGASAAATLAELGYQVACFCFQDSPRRAHSIAAQGGINAAKNYRNDGDSVHRLFYDTIKGGDFRAREANVYRLAQVSVQIIDQCVAQGVPFAREYGGLLDTRSFGGSQLQRTFYARGQTGQQLLLGAYQALSRQIGLGTVKMFPRTEMLELVLVDGAAKGIVVRDLVNGEVRSYAGDAVVLATGGYGNVFYLSTNAVGCNVTATFRAYKKGAAFANPSFTQIHPTCIPVSGDHQSKLTLMSESLRNDGRVWVPRNKTESSKPASSVADADRDYFLERKYPSFGNLAPRDIASRAAKEVCDEGRGVGPGGLGVYLDFADAIRRLGENKIRERYGNLFDMYERITGENAYRQPMRIYPAVHYTMGGLWVDYHLMSNIPGLFVVGEANFSDHGANRLGASALMQGLADGYFVLPYTLSHYFASNKPNRPATTHPEFKKAEEEARARLKRLLSSSGKRTPRSFHRELGQLIWNHCGMARSREGLTAALRRIPELREEFWKTVAVTGGVEGFNQTLEHAGRVADFMEFAELMCLDALTREESCGGHFRVEHQEEGECKRNDEQFAHVAAWEYAGPGQAPVRHAEPLVYEEIKMASRSYK